Proteins encoded in a region of the Desulfobacterales bacterium genome:
- a CDS encoding phosphotransferase, whose translation IKIVIHGDFNVNNIVYNKGKKKINFIDLYRSSQFDYIQDASVFLVSNFRLPVFERRLRDRLNSLIKEFYGFFKEFASDKKDTTFEIRMALALARSFFTSARFELNYSFSKNMVMRAHYLMEKIVGFQGESFENFKLPESILYY comes from the coding sequence ATAAAAATCGTTATTCATGGTGATTTTAACGTCAATAATATTGTTTATAACAAGGGGAAAAAAAAAATAAATTTTATTGATTTATACAGGTCTAGTCAATTTGATTATATTCAGGATGCGTCTGTATTTTTAGTTTCAAATTTTAGACTTCCAGTTTTTGAAAGAAGATTAAGGGATCGTCTTAACAGTCTCATTAAAGAATTTTATGGATTTTTTAAAGAATTTGCATCAGATAAAAAAGATACTACCTTTGAAATTAGAATGGCGTTAGCTCTTGCTCGATCGTTTTTTACTTCAGCCAGATTTGAGCTTAATTATTCGTTCTCGAAAAATATGGTGATGCGTGCCCATTATCTTATGGAAAAAATTGTGGGTTTTCAAGGTGAGTCATTTGAAAATTTTAAACTACCAGAATCGATTCTTTATTATTAG